Proteins encoded together in one Telopea speciosissima isolate NSW1024214 ecotype Mountain lineage chromosome 4, Tspe_v1, whole genome shotgun sequence window:
- the LOC122659787 gene encoding probable BOI-related E3 ubiquitin-protein ligase 2, translating to MAMSQQHQFQQQQQQNQSKSFRNLLPVDGQMSTPIAFFNPSNFVDQSHPQYIPPFHVVGFAPGPVSATDGGGGDLRWNNCSQPKKKKLKEQDFLENNSQISSVDFLQTRSVSTGLGLSLDDKRMASSGDSPGFSLLDDEIDRELLRQDAELDRFVKLQGERMKQAILEKVQANQLQTLSFAEERILQKLREKEAEMEDINRKNMELEERMKQLSVEAGAWQQRAKCNEHMITTLKFNLQQVFAQSRDSKEGCGDSEVDDTASCCNGGAIDFNLVTKENKDLKELMTCKVCRVNEVCILLLPCRHLCLCKDCESKLNFCPLCHYSKLISMEVYM from the exons ATGGCCATGTCTCAGCAGCATCAATtccaacagcagcagcaacagaatCAATCGAAATCCTTCAG GAACTTATTACCTGTCGATGGGCAGATGTCCACACCGATCGCcttcttcaacccttcaaaTTTCGTCGATCAATCTCATCCGCAATACATCCCTCCTT TTCATGTAGTCGGATTCGCTCCTGGCCCGGTATCTGCGACGGACGGCGGTGGAGGCGATCTGAGGTGGAATAATTGTTCTCAaccgaagaagaaaaaattgaaagagcAAGACTTCTTGGAGAACAATTCCCAGATTTCCTCCGTTGATTTCCTGCAAACGCGATCGGTTTCAACGGGATTAGGGTTGTCGCTCGACGATAAGCGTATGGCTTCTTCGGGAGACTCGCCTGGTTTCTCCCTCCTCGATGACGAGATCGATAGAGAATTGCTGAGACAGGACGCTGAGTTGGATCGATTCGTCAAACTTCAG GGAGAACGGATGAAGCAAGCGATCCTAGAGAAGGTTCAGGCCAATCAACTCCAGACTCTTTCATTTGCCGAAGAAAGGATCCTTCAAAAGCTGCGTGAGAAAGAAGCAGAGATGGAAGACATTAACAGGAAGAATATGGAACTTGAAGAACGAATGAAACAGTTGAGTGTAGAAGCTGGTGCTTGGCAACAGCGGGCAAAGTGCAATGAGCACATGATTACTACTCTCAAGTTTAATCTCCAGCAAGTTTTTGCACAGAGCAGAGACAGCAAGGAAGGGTGTGGAGATAGTGAGGTTGATGATACGGCTTCTTGCTGCAATGGAGGGGCTATTGATTTTAACCTGGTTACCAAGGAAAACAAGGATTTGAAGGAGTTAATGACTTGTAAGGTTTGCAGGGTTAACGAAGTATGCATACTTTTGTTGCCCTGCAGGCATTTATGTCTGTGTAAAGATTGTGAGAGTAAGCTTAACTTCTGTCCCTTGTGTCACTACTCAAAGCTTATCAGCATGGAGGTCTATATGTAA